The genomic segment GGTTTTTGAAACGGTATCGGAAGCGTATGAAAATTACCAGTTCCATACGATGTACCACGCTATTCATAACTTCTGTACCGTTGATTTGAGCGCCATTTATCTGGATATTATCAAGGATCGGCTTTACACGGAAAAAGCGGCGGCACCGATTCGCCGCAGTTCGCAGACTGCGATGTATCAGATTCTCGATACGCTGGTTAAAATCATTTCTCCTGTTCTTTCCTTTACGGCTGAAGAGGTCTGGCAGTATATGCCGGCAGTTTCCGGGAAAGAAGAAAGCGTACTGCTTACCGATTGGCCGCAAGCCCACCCGGAATATCTGGATGCTGATCTGGCAGCCCGCTGGAACAAACTCCTGTCTTATCGCAGCGATTTGACCCGCATTCTGGAAGGCGCCCGCAAGGACCATACGATCGGCCATTCTCTCGATGCGGCCGTCACGATTTATGCTGAAGGCGAGGCTTACGCTGATTTGAAGCCTTACGAAAAACGGTTGGCTACGCTTCTTATTGTCAGTGAAGTCGTTCTCGTTAACGGGACGTCTCCCGTTGAGGCGGTGAGCGGCGCCGACCATCCCGACATGAAGGCTGTCGTCGTGCCGTCACCGCATGCGCGGTGCGAACGCTGCTGGACGCACAGCGAAACTGTCGGTGCCGATGCCGACAGACCGACGCTCTGTGCTCGTTGCGCCGGCGTTATGAAAGACTAACGATTTACGGTAAAACGCTCCTGCAAACCGTCGGTTTGCAGGAGCGTTTTTTATCAAAAAAAGCGTCCTCTCTTGAGGACGCTTTTTTGCAGTCAGTCTTTTTCGGCGATACAATCGTTCAGGTCGGCGATGAGCGCATCGACGTCAATTCCGTGCGCGCCGGCGCCGTCGCCGATCGTTTCGAAATGGGAAGCCATGCAGCCTACGCAACCTAGCCCATAGGACTGGAAGATTTCAATAATCTGCGGGTATTTCTGTACTGCTTCAATAATACCTGTGTCTTTCGTAATAGCCATATTTCATTCCTCCTCAGAGAGTAGCAGCAGTTTTGCCGAAAACCATCGGGATGTGTTCATTATAACATACTTTACCGTCTTGACTAGTGGCAAATACAACAGCTGAAGAAATAAAACGCCTTCAGCTATGATTCGCGACGGTCAATTCCTTACTTTCGAACTTCGGCCGTATCGAGGAGCGTGCCGTCAGGCAGAAAGGCCTGGAAGCGAAGGCTGTCATCCGTCGCTTCCAAGGTCAGGTAGTTGTCGGTTTCCGGTTGCGGCGCCAGATACTCGTCGAGGGCATGTTGCTTCCAAAGCGAAGGATAGCGAACGTTGCCGGCGACGCCGGTCAGGATGTACAGCGGGCCGGCGTCGTCACGGCGGAAGTTTTTGATATGACCGCGATTGCGGTACGTATGCAGATGAGCGGAGAGGACGACGTCGATGCCGGCGGCGTCAAAAAGGGGCATGAAGGTTTTGCCTTCTTCGGAAAAGCCTTCTTCCCGCGGTGTCGATCTGGCTTCCGGATTAAAGGCATATTGGAGCGGGTCCTTGTGCATCAAAACGACTTTCCACTTTTTTTCGCTTCTGGCGACGTCTTCTTTGAACCAGGTGATCTCGTCCGCTTCGAGGGACGGTTCAAAGTCGGCCAATTCCGAAAATTGCGTATTGAGAACGATAAAATGCACGTTGCCGTAGTCAAAGGAATAAAACTGATTGGCATAGGCTTTGTTGCCGTTATCCGGCAGTGCAAACAGATGTAAATATGTTTCCGGCATGCAGACTTGCCAGTTTTTGTCATAGGTCTCATGATTGCCTACGAGGGGAACGACGGGAATGGCGGCGATCATATTTTCGACGGCTTCAAACCAGGCATTCCATTGATACGTGTCCTGGCCGTTGTCGACGAGGTCACCCATGTTAATGAAAAAGCTCGCGTCGCCGTTTCGTTGCCAGGCCGCTCTTGCCGTTTCCGTCCAGACCGCGTAGTCGCTGGATTGGGAGTCCGGGTAAATAAGGGCTTTGAAGGCGGTGCCTGACGCCGTTTTTAAGGGGAACCAGGGGCTGCGTTTACCGTTTGTACCGATACGGTATTCGTATTC from the Megasphaera vaginalis (ex Bordigoni et al. 2020) genome contains:
- a CDS encoding DUF1858 domain-containing protein, with protein sequence MAITKDTGIIEAVQKYPQIIEIFQSYGLGCVGCMASHFETIGDGAGAHGIDVDALIADLNDCIAEKD
- a CDS encoding purple acid phosphatase family protein is translated as MVFLSKRTYLSLAAVAVIAAVGTYLFVPGAKTVTQQTLRATKAAAAHYELLDAVDAVNIRQVITADSTTSRTIMWQSAVSEPDAVVDYRVNGDETVRTLPAAEESFTDNGQTTFIHRALIKGLTAGTEYEYRIGTNGKRSPWFPLKTASGTAFKALIYPDSQSSDYAVWTETARAAWQRNGDASFFINMGDLVDNGQDTYQWNAWFEAVENMIAAIPVVPLVGNHETYDKNWQVCMPETYLHLFALPDNGNKAYANQFYSFDYGNVHFIVLNTQFSELADFEPSLEADEITWFKEDVARSEKKWKVVLMHKDPLQYAFNPEARSTPREEGFSEEGKTFMPLFDAAGIDVVLSAHLHTYRNRGHIKNFRRDDAGPLYILTGVAGNVRYPSLWKQHALDEYLAPQPETDNYLTLEATDDSLRFQAFLPDGTLLDTAEVRK